The following proteins come from a genomic window of Nostoc sp. TCL26-01:
- a CDS encoding glycosyltransferase, translated as MQRLLLITERFAPDLGGLASSATRLVTRLSQLNLEVDVVTWSRYLQPGEVLPPTSLDEKPRIYRIGLYRHWDMTMPHTLNFLEWLHQTRNYQAIWGHYLFPSGFLATWFAKLQGIASTVSARGNDIDREMFPPGDFARLQWTLQNAKVITAVSGDMSRKIQLLSGRDDVLVLKNAVDTEIFSPVPSLEELRESLGINADELVLGFSGELREKKGQQFLLTALTTVRQKYPACLLIIGEVRVAQESVLQLYASNQPEDAQRVIVTGHLANPEIVAAHLQLCDIYLQPSLWEGMPNALLEAMACGCCCIASDAGGIPEVILHGEHGFLLPRSQLHKLGEAVLECVTMPVVEKNLLKQAARDRILNQYSISQEKQQLQTLIDRLIPSS; from the coding sequence ATGCAACGTCTTTTATTGATTACCGAAAGATTTGCTCCTGATTTGGGAGGTTTAGCTAGTAGTGCCACACGATTAGTAACTAGATTATCTCAGTTAAATCTAGAGGTGGATGTTGTTACTTGGAGTCGTTATTTACAACCGGGTGAAGTCTTACCACCCACATCTTTAGATGAAAAGCCACGCATCTATCGCATTGGTTTATATCGCCATTGGGATATGACAATGCCGCACACTTTAAATTTTTTAGAGTGGTTACATCAAACTCGTAATTATCAGGCAATTTGGGGACATTATTTATTTCCTAGTGGTTTTTTGGCTACTTGGTTTGCGAAATTGCAGGGAATAGCCAGTACCGTGAGTGCGCGTGGTAATGATATTGATAGAGAGATGTTTCCTCCTGGTGATTTTGCGCGGTTACAATGGACTTTGCAAAATGCCAAAGTCATTACCGCCGTGAGTGGAGATATGTCTCGCAAAATTCAATTGTTGAGTGGACGAGATGATGTTTTGGTGTTGAAAAATGCGGTGGATACAGAAATTTTTTCCCCTGTGCCATCTCTTGAGGAATTGAGAGAGTCTTTGGGAATTAATGCTGATGAATTGGTGTTAGGATTTTCTGGGGAATTAAGAGAAAAGAAAGGACAACAGTTTTTGTTAACTGCTTTGACAACAGTGCGGCAAAAATATCCAGCTTGTCTATTAATTATTGGCGAAGTTAGGGTTGCCCAAGAATCTGTGCTGCAATTATATGCCAGTAATCAGCCAGAAGATGCTCAAAGGGTGATAGTTACAGGACATTTAGCTAACCCAGAAATAGTTGCAGCTCATCTACAATTATGCGATATTTATCTCCAGCCTTCATTATGGGAAGGTATGCCCAATGCCTTGTTAGAAGCGATGGCTTGTGGTTGCTGTTGTATTGCTAGTGATGCGGGTGGTATTCCCGAAGTGATTTTACATGGTGAACATGGCTTTTTGTTGCCTCGTTCCCAGTTGCATAAATTAGGTGAGGCGGTGTTGGAGTGTGTGACAATGCCAGTAGTAGAGAAAAACTTGCTCAAGCAAGCAGCACGCGATCGCATCCTCAATCAATATTCCATATCTCAAGAAAAACAGCAACTTCAAACTCTCATTGATCGCTTGATTCCCAGTTCTTGA
- a CDS encoding glycosyltransferase family 4 protein, whose amino-acid sequence MNQQNIAYISFDIVPAPKGAAIHIAAFSQALATAFGEIHLVTVSPTTKLIYSPQIYPNIQQTMLPALGDNLIQRVLHFRRLLQQWLHKQRFAIIHIRSIYEGYIIARNKKQYCDKLVFEVNGLPSIELKYRYPAVVDDRELLHKLYSQEQVCLAAADLLITPSSVTAKYLQSRGISAEKIRVIPNGVDLNVFTYSESQQNSSLQMLYFGTLSPWQGVNLAVEALGLVNRDLTADLTVIGQARDYQIKGLKQLANKLGVADKLNILEPMPQNQLVEHIHTADVILAPLTANDRNLVQGCCPLKILEGMATGTPVITSDMQVVQELGENGVHFLAVKPGSAKAIKDAVLQLQNHGELATYLATNARVRVAEDYTWQRAGTALTTAYQELGIKRSMRV is encoded by the coding sequence GTGAATCAACAAAACATAGCATATATTTCTTTTGATATTGTGCCTGCGCCAAAAGGAGCAGCAATTCATATTGCCGCTTTTTCTCAGGCTTTAGCAACAGCTTTTGGTGAGATACATTTAGTAACAGTTTCACCAACGACAAAATTAATATATTCCCCGCAAATCTATCCCAATATTCAACAAACAATGTTGCCAGCATTGGGAGACAATTTGATTCAACGAGTTTTACATTTTCGTCGTCTGTTGCAGCAATGGTTACACAAACAGCGATTTGCTATTATCCATATTCGTTCAATTTACGAAGGTTATATAATTGCTCGTAATAAAAAGCAATATTGTGACAAATTAGTTTTTGAAGTTAATGGTTTACCTTCCATTGAGTTAAAATATCGTTACCCGGCTGTTGTTGATGATCGGGAATTATTACACAAGCTATATTCGCAAGAACAAGTTTGTTTAGCAGCAGCAGATTTACTCATCACACCTAGTAGTGTGACAGCTAAATATCTCCAAAGTCGAGGCATATCAGCCGAAAAAATTAGGGTAATTCCCAACGGTGTAGATTTGAATGTATTTACTTATAGTGAAAGTCAGCAAAATTCCAGCTTACAGATGCTATATTTCGGCACGCTTTCACCTTGGCAAGGTGTGAATCTGGCGGTGGAAGCGTTAGGATTAGTGAATAGAGATTTGACTGCTGATTTAACAGTCATTGGACAAGCTAGAGATTATCAAATCAAAGGTTTAAAACAACTAGCTAATAAATTAGGAGTGGCAGATAAGTTAAATATCTTAGAACCAATGCCACAAAACCAGTTAGTAGAACATATCCATACTGCCGATGTAATTTTAGCTCCTCTCACAGCCAACGATCGCAATTTAGTTCAAGGCTGTTGTCCCCTCAAAATCCTCGAAGGGATGGCGACAGGAACCCCCGTCATTACTAGTGATATGCAGGTAGTACAGGAATTAGGAGAAAACGGCGTGCATTTTTTAGCAGTCAAGCCAGGTTCAGCTAAGGCGATAAAAGATGCCGTGTTACAGTTACAGAATCATGGGGAATTAGCGACTTACTTAGCAACCAATGCTAGAGTGCGAGTTGCCGAGGATTATACTTGGCAACGTGCAGGTACAGCCTTAACTACAGCTTATCAAGAACTGGGAATCAAGCGATCAATGAGAGTTTGA
- a CDS encoding FHA domain-containing protein — protein sequence MQIQLSWIDPNTGNRREPILETPVAIGRQFSAMPPQNNGQRVSRIAIEDDLIADYHALIDWQNQELIIISQNTPNGIQVNGVQLNNGSLDNGDRLQIGSCEIVVNFTPTVSSGECDRMVGFLFKRRCGRTDRIDCPHCNPTYQEDYAYYSGYGDYHSGCWGSDYYYNRDRYYYNPETGNVDFTEADAMSLENEYDGDFEQNMGAS from the coding sequence TTGCAGATTCAGCTAAGTTGGATAGATCCTAACACGGGAAATCGCCGCGAACCAATATTAGAAACCCCAGTAGCTATTGGCAGACAATTCTCAGCCATGCCACCACAAAACAATGGTCAAAGAGTTTCCAGAATAGCTATCGAAGATGACTTAATAGCAGACTACCACGCTTTAATTGATTGGCAAAATCAGGAGTTAATCATTATTAGCCAAAATACACCCAATGGCATTCAAGTTAATGGTGTACAGCTAAATAATGGTAGTTTAGATAATGGCGATCGCCTGCAAATCGGTAGTTGTGAAATAGTCGTCAACTTTACTCCTACTGTATCAAGTGGTGAGTGCGATCGCATGGTAGGATTTCTATTTAAACGTCGTTGTGGACGTACAGATAGAATAGATTGCCCTCACTGTAACCCAACGTATCAAGAAGATTACGCTTACTATTCTGGTTACGGCGATTATCACTCTGGATGTTGGGGAAGTGATTATTATTATAACCGCGATCGCTATTATTATAACCCGGAAACCGGCAATGTAGACTTTACAGAAGCCGATGCCATGAGTTTAGAAAATGAATATGATGGAGATTTTGAACAAAATATGGGAGCAAGTTAA
- a CDS encoding UDP-N-acetylglucosamine--LPS N-acetylglucosamine transferase, translating to MTKTWLIYALGGGWGHLTRALSLGRIAAKQRKVRIITNSPYASQINNEGCLIHWIPDNTSFSATCVKVREILLNTHYDCLIIDTFPRGLGGELVDILPQLPHIPRILIHRDINPRYVIEKELRSFVVANFDAVIVPGEGTDLALADLPGVLHTAPWLIRNSEELADKMSVRSHIFPSDISSLSIIICASGQASELSLFGQLTLALHQAFPECTVRILSPVCPVNCPESLWIVHHPGIECLAAADIVVGGGGYNTVYECASVGVPLVALALPRLYDRQHKRVSKGYWVQNIAEALATVRILLDQRDTKNQSFVRTYTNGAIQAVHHIINYEL from the coding sequence ATGACTAAAACTTGGTTAATTTATGCCCTTGGGGGTGGTTGGGGACATTTGACTCGTGCTTTGTCGTTGGGGAGAATTGCAGCCAAGCAACGAAAAGTTCGCATTATTACGAATAGTCCGTACGCATCACAAATTAACAATGAAGGTTGTTTAATACATTGGATTCCTGACAATACAAGTTTTTCGGCAACTTGTGTAAAAGTCCGGGAAATCTTACTCAATACTCACTATGATTGCTTAATTATTGACACCTTCCCCAGAGGTTTAGGTGGAGAATTAGTAGATATTTTACCCCAGTTGCCACACATACCGCGAATTCTCATTCATCGAGATATCAATCCTCGTTATGTGATCGAGAAAGAGTTGCGATCGTTTGTTGTGGCAAACTTTGATGCTGTAATTGTACCTGGGGAAGGAACAGATTTAGCATTGGCTGATTTACCTGGAGTCCTGCACACAGCACCGTGGTTAATTCGCAACTCTGAGGAATTAGCCGATAAGATGAGTGTGCGATCGCATATCTTTCCATCTGATATATCAAGTTTAAGTATCATAATTTGTGCATCTGGTCAAGCATCAGAATTATCTCTATTTGGTCAACTCACACTGGCGTTACATCAAGCTTTCCCAGAATGTACAGTCAGAATTTTATCTCCTGTGTGTCCTGTAAATTGTCCCGAAAGTTTGTGGATAGTCCATCATCCCGGTATTGAATGTCTAGCGGCGGCGGATATTGTTGTTGGTGGGGGAGGATACAACACGGTTTACGAATGTGCCTCTGTGGGTGTACCTTTGGTAGCATTGGCACTACCGCGACTGTATGATCGCCAACACAAAAGAGTTAGCAAAGGTTATTGGGTGCAAAATATCGCCGAAGCGCTGGCTACAGTCAGGATATTACTAGACCAAAGAGACACGAAAAATCAATCTTTCGTGCGAACTTACACCAATGGTGCTATCCAAGCAGTACATCACATCATAAATTATGAGTTATAA
- a CDS encoding FtsW/RodA/SpoVE family cell cycle protein, producing the protein MKLRSLIPLFDDSVSTWALEARLLRWLTFTWLFVGLIMLFSASYVVADVRQGDGLYYFKRQILWVFASLIGFNIIVNQPLQKIMGKSHWLLGLFLVLIFVTLIPGLGKKAFDAARWIALGPIPIQPSELIKPFLVLQSARLFGQWEKLTWRVRLTWLGIFGLVILGILAQPNLSTAALCGMTIWLIALAGGVPYKYLAGTAVGGVLLGLLSISIKEYQRKRVMSFLNPWADATGDGYQLVQSLLAVGSGKTWGAGFGMSQQKLFYLPIQDTDFIFAVFAEEFGFIGSIVLLTLLALFATLGLIVALKAKNPVHRLVAIGVTIVMTGQSLLHIGVATGALPTTGLPLPMFSYGGNSMIASLIGTALLIRVARESSEAEVVPLRRPQSANRRQRRRMF; encoded by the coding sequence GTGAAGCTACGTAGCCTGATTCCACTTTTTGATGATTCAGTTTCCACTTGGGCATTAGAAGCGCGACTGTTGCGCTGGCTAACATTTACTTGGCTCTTTGTCGGGTTAATTATGCTGTTTTCAGCATCCTATGTAGTAGCTGATGTCCGTCAAGGCGATGGGTTGTATTACTTTAAGCGGCAAATCCTCTGGGTTTTCGCTTCCCTGATTGGTTTTAACATCATCGTCAATCAACCCTTACAAAAAATCATGGGTAAATCCCATTGGTTGCTAGGGCTATTTTTAGTACTAATTTTTGTTACCCTCATCCCCGGATTAGGGAAAAAAGCCTTTGATGCCGCCCGTTGGATAGCCCTTGGACCTATTCCCATTCAACCCTCAGAATTAATTAAACCCTTTTTAGTACTACAAAGTGCCAGATTATTTGGACAATGGGAAAAGTTAACTTGGCGAGTCCGTCTGACTTGGCTAGGGATTTTTGGTTTAGTCATATTAGGGATTCTGGCTCAACCTAACCTCAGTACAGCCGCCCTTTGCGGGATGACAATTTGGCTAATTGCCCTAGCAGGTGGTGTACCTTACAAATACTTGGCAGGAACAGCCGTTGGAGGAGTTTTATTAGGCCTACTCAGTATTAGCATCAAAGAATATCAGCGCAAACGGGTGATGTCATTTCTCAACCCTTGGGCAGATGCCACAGGTGACGGTTATCAGTTAGTACAGAGCCTCTTAGCCGTTGGTTCTGGGAAAACTTGGGGTGCGGGATTTGGGATGTCGCAACAAAAATTATTTTATTTGCCCATTCAAGACACTGACTTTATTTTCGCTGTCTTTGCTGAAGAATTTGGCTTTATTGGCAGTATAGTTTTGCTGACACTCCTAGCCTTATTTGCCACCTTGGGTTTAATTGTCGCCCTAAAAGCTAAAAATCCTGTGCATCGCTTGGTAGCGATCGGTGTCACCATAGTCATGACAGGACAATCATTGCTACACATTGGCGTAGCTACAGGTGCTTTACCCACCACAGGTTTACCCCTACCCATGTTTAGTTATGGTGGTAACTCGATGATAGCCAGCTTAATCGGTACAGCTTTGTTAATTCGTGTAGCCAGAGAGAGCAGCGAAGCCGAAGTAGTCCCATTAAGAAGACCCCAATCAGCAAATAGACGACAGCGTCGGCGGATGTTTTAA
- a CDS encoding DUF3368 domain-containing protein, which yields MPKTEKIVINTAPLISIVAAIGDLDVLRSLYAQVLVPFEVCQEIIAGGTSGFAVPEFEVANWLEKSPSPLNISPLLLNSLDLGEASVIQLALNQNIQTVCIDETVGRRIARLSGLSLTGSIGILLRAKEEGFPIVMQQAIERMKNKGIRLSDTVINFALQQAGETS from the coding sequence ATGCCTAAAACAGAAAAAATAGTTATTAACACTGCTCCCTTAATCAGTATAGTAGCGGCAATTGGTGATTTAGATGTATTGCGATCGCTGTACGCTCAAGTATTAGTTCCTTTTGAAGTTTGCCAAGAAATAATAGCAGGAGGTACAAGTGGGTTTGCAGTACCAGAATTTGAGGTTGCCAATTGGTTAGAGAAATCGCCAAGCCCTCTCAATATATCTCCTCTTTTACTCAATTCTCTGGATTTAGGTGAAGCATCTGTAATTCAGTTGGCTTTAAATCAAAATATCCAAACTGTCTGCATAGATGAAACGGTAGGTAGAAGAATAGCTAGGTTAAGTGGTCTTTCACTCACAGGCTCTATTGGCATTTTATTACGAGCTAAGGAGGAAGGATTTCCTATTGTTATGCAGCAAGCCATTGAACGTATGAAAAACAAAGGTATCCGGCTTAGTGATACAGTCATCAACTTTGCACTTCAACAAGCAGGAGAGACAAGTTAA
- a CDS encoding UPF0175 family protein has product MSLQLKIDYPATLPDALQKTREQFEQEAKWAMAVKLFEMKRLSSGMAAELVGTDRVSFLLNLHHYGVTMIDLTEDELLTDLENA; this is encoded by the coding sequence ATGTCATTACAACTGAAAATAGACTACCCAGCAACACTTCCTGATGCCTTACAAAAGACACGAGAACAGTTTGAACAAGAAGCTAAATGGGCAATGGCGGTAAAACTCTTTGAAATGAAACGTCTATCTTCAGGTATGGCAGCTGAATTAGTAGGCACTGATAGAGTTTCTTTTTTACTCAATTTACATCATTATGGTGTAACGATGATTGATTTAACAGAAGATGAACTGCTGACTGATTTAGAGAATGCCTAA
- the bchI gene encoding magnesium chelatase ATPase subunit I — protein sequence MTPTAQPTASARRVVFPFTAIVGQEEMKLALLLNVIDPKIGGVMIMGDRGTGKSTTIRALADLLPEIPVVANDPFNSDPSDPDLMSDEVRQKADQGAEIPIELKKVQMVDLPLGATEDRVCGTIDIEKALSEGVKAFEPGLLAKANRGILYVDEVNLLDDHLVDVLLDSAASGWNTVEREGISIRHPARFVLVGSGNPEEGELRPQLLDRFGMHAEIHTVKEPALRVQIVEQRSEFDQNPPVFLEKYKPEQESLQQKIVNAQNLLPEVKLDYDLRVKISEVCSELDVDGLRGDIVTNRAAKALTAYEGRTEVTVDDIRRVITLCLRHRLRKDPLEAIDSGYKVEKAFARVFGVELSEDDATQRNGAGQVKTGVR from the coding sequence GTGACTCCAACTGCTCAACCCACGGCAAGTGCGCGTCGCGTGGTATTCCCATTTACGGCAATTGTGGGCCAGGAAGAAATGAAACTGGCGCTACTATTAAACGTGATTGATCCCAAAATCGGTGGTGTAATGATTATGGGCGATCGCGGTACAGGTAAATCCACAACCATCCGGGCGCTGGCTGACCTATTGCCAGAAATCCCAGTAGTTGCCAATGACCCCTTCAATAGTGACCCCAGCGACCCCGACTTGATGAGTGATGAAGTCCGCCAAAAAGCTGACCAAGGGGCAGAAATTCCCATCGAACTGAAAAAAGTCCAAATGGTAGACTTGCCGCTAGGGGCGACAGAAGACCGGGTTTGCGGTACTATCGATATCGAAAAAGCCTTGTCTGAAGGTGTGAAAGCCTTTGAACCAGGACTACTCGCTAAAGCAAATAGGGGTATTCTCTACGTCGATGAAGTTAACTTACTTGATGACCACTTGGTAGACGTGTTACTCGACTCGGCGGCTAGTGGTTGGAACACCGTAGAACGGGAAGGTATTTCTATCCGCCACCCAGCCCGGTTTGTTCTCGTTGGTTCCGGTAACCCTGAAGAAGGCGAACTGCGTCCCCAACTCCTCGACCGTTTTGGAATGCACGCCGAAATCCACACAGTCAAAGAACCAGCTTTAAGAGTGCAAATCGTCGAACAAAGGTCAGAATTTGACCAAAATCCCCCCGTATTTTTAGAAAAATACAAACCCGAACAAGAATCACTCCAACAAAAAATCGTCAACGCCCAAAATCTATTACCAGAAGTCAAGCTTGATTATGACTTACGGGTGAAAATTTCCGAAGTTTGTTCAGAACTAGACGTAGACGGTCTGCGGGGTGATATCGTCACCAACCGCGCCGCCAAAGCCCTCACCGCTTACGAAGGACGCACCGAAGTCACAGTAGACGACATCCGCCGTGTCATTACCCTATGTCTGCGTCACCGCCTCCGCAAAGACCCCCTAGAAGCCATCGATTCTGGTTACAAGGTAGAAAAAGCCTTCGCCCGCGTCTTTGGTGTAGAGTTGTCAGAGGATGATGCTACTCAAAGAAATGGCGCAGGTCAAGTAAAAACAGGTGTTCGCTAG
- a CDS encoding cysteine synthase A, which yields MDIKNGFIGTIGNTPLIRLNSFSEETGCEILGKAEFLNPGGSVKDRAALYIIQDAEEKGLLKPGGTVVEGTAGNTGIGLAHICNAKGYKCLIIIPNTQSQEKIDALAALGAEVRPVPAVPYKDPNNYVKLSGRIAAELDNAIWANQFDNLANRRAHYETTGAEIWTQTDGKVDGWVASTGTGGTFAGVALYLKEKNPAIKCVVADPLGSGLYSYIKTGEIKLEGNSITEGIGNSRVTANMEGAPADDAIQIDDPEALRVVFQLLRKDGLLMGGSTGINVAGAVALAKQLGPGHTIVTILCDSGSRYQSRIFNREWLESKGLSMG from the coding sequence ATGGATATCAAAAATGGCTTCATAGGCACTATTGGTAATACACCTCTGATTCGCTTAAATAGTTTTAGTGAAGAAACAGGTTGCGAAATTCTCGGTAAAGCTGAGTTTCTCAATCCTGGTGGTTCTGTCAAAGACCGTGCTGCACTATATATTATCCAAGACGCGGAAGAAAAAGGTTTACTCAAACCCGGCGGAACTGTAGTAGAAGGAACGGCTGGGAATACGGGGATAGGACTGGCGCATATTTGCAATGCTAAAGGTTATAAATGCCTGATCATTATTCCTAACACCCAATCTCAAGAAAAAATTGATGCTCTGGCAGCTTTAGGTGCAGAAGTTCGTCCTGTACCTGCTGTACCTTACAAAGACCCAAATAATTATGTCAAACTATCTGGTAGAATTGCGGCTGAGTTAGATAATGCTATTTGGGCAAATCAGTTTGATAATTTAGCTAATCGCCGCGCCCATTACGAAACCACAGGGGCAGAAATCTGGACACAAACAGATGGTAAAGTGGATGGCTGGGTAGCATCAACTGGTACGGGTGGGACATTTGCAGGTGTGGCGCTGTACTTGAAAGAAAAAAATCCGGCGATTAAATGCGTTGTGGCTGATCCCCTGGGTAGTGGACTTTACAGCTACATCAAGACTGGGGAAATAAAACTAGAAGGCAATTCGATTACAGAAGGGATTGGCAATAGTCGCGTCACAGCTAATATGGAAGGTGCGCCGGCTGATGATGCAATACAAATAGATGATCCGGAAGCTTTGCGGGTAGTTTTCCAATTGCTGCGAAAAGATGGGCTGTTGATGGGTGGTTCGACTGGGATCAATGTGGCAGGGGCTGTAGCTTTAGCCAAGCAGTTGGGGCCAGGACACACCATCGTCACTATCTTATGTGATAGTGGCTCTCGCTATCAATCGCGGATATTCAACCGTGAATGGCTAGAATCTAAGGGGTTGTCTATGGGTTAG
- a CDS encoding DUF433 domain-containing protein — protein MKIQQILDDQGIIHTDPEIMSGVPVFVGTRVPLQTLFDYLEGESGLAEFLEDFPHLKTPTLQVLEAIAKAMLEQEREASVHSA, from the coding sequence ATGAAAATCCAACAAATTCTTGATGATCAAGGTATTATTCATACCGATCCAGAAATTATGAGTGGAGTGCCTGTGTTTGTTGGCACACGAGTTCCCTTACAAACCTTGTTTGATTACCTAGAAGGTGAATCAGGTTTAGCTGAGTTTCTGGAAGACTTTCCCCATCTGAAAACACCAACATTGCAAGTTTTGGAAGCGATAGCGAAAGCCATGCTGGAGCAGGAGAGAGAAGCTAGTGTTCATTCTGCTTGA
- a CDS encoding type II toxin-antitoxin system RelE/ParE family toxin yields the protein MKFIVIHTEARKELDAAIAYYEDQKVGLGLDLLSEVEKVILKVQQNPNMGTPHKIEGIRRYAVQSFPYIIFYTELEEVIWVIAIAHGKRKPNYWKQRNIEI from the coding sequence GTGAAGTTTATTGTTATTCACACCGAAGCTCGAAAGGAGCTTGATGCTGCAATAGCTTACTATGAGGATCAAAAAGTAGGCTTGGGGCTAGATTTACTGTCTGAAGTGGAAAAAGTTATTCTGAAAGTTCAGCAAAACCCCAATATGGGAACCCCACACAAGATTGAAGGAATACGTCGTTATGCTGTTCAAAGTTTTCCCTATATAATTTTTTATACAGAACTGGAAGAAGTAATTTGGGTGATTGCGATCGCACATGGTAAGCGCAAACCAAATTATTGGAAACAAAGAAATATAGAAATTTAA
- a CDS encoding addiction module protein: MSETAEKLKLELSHLSAKERAEIAYFLIHSLDEGAEDNPETAWDTELNQRLNNIHHQVAIGEPSFQVFSELREKYS, from the coding sequence ATGAGTGAAACGGCGGAAAAACTTAAACTCGAACTTTCTCATCTGTCTGCAAAAGAACGTGCTGAGATTGCTTACTTTTTAATTCATTCTCTAGATGAAGGTGCAGAAGATAATCCAGAAACTGCTTGGGATACAGAATTAAATCAACGGTTAAATAATATTCATCACCAAGTAGCTATTGGAGAACCATCATTTCAAGTGTTTTCTGAGTTACGAGAAAAATATTCGTGA
- a CDS encoding DUF3040 domain-containing protein: MTSQSDRHQELEQRERILRQKEVELRLRELEQQISPNDVPVQKTVKHQSPDTPKPWMKKVILGGKLFALGVAALVAVRIASVLAGVVIIAVLGWVCYQLFFASRNNNH; the protein is encoded by the coding sequence ATGACATCACAAAGCGATCGCCATCAAGAACTTGAGCAAAGAGAACGGATACTACGTCAGAAAGAAGTAGAATTGCGACTCCGCGAACTAGAACAGCAAATTTCGCCAAATGATGTTCCTGTGCAGAAAACAGTCAAACATCAATCCCCAGATACTCCTAAACCCTGGATGAAAAAAGTTATTTTGGGGGGAAAGTTATTTGCTTTAGGTGTAGCGGCGTTAGTTGCAGTAAGAATCGCTTCGGTGTTAGCTGGGGTGGTAATTATTGCAGTTTTAGGATGGGTTTGTTACCAGCTATTTTTTGCATCTCGAAACAATAATCATTAG